A segment of the Lycium barbarum isolate Lr01 chromosome 7, ASM1917538v2, whole genome shotgun sequence genome:
TTTTCGCACTTAGTTATTTATGATATTGAGACTGCTTGCATGATTTAATCATCCGCATTATTAATTCTAAAATTGGTAAAGTAatggaagggttcgcccaccaagggggttagtgtgggtgcccgctggacccacgagttgggtcgtgacagctactaCATATACACACTCTTTATACGACTTTCttcttatttatgtttttaagTGTCAGTGATACCAAAGCTGAAATGTTATACATTAGCTAGTTTGTGATCATCAAACTATGCTTTAACTTAAACTAAGTAATTCCTTAAATGAGAAATTATAACAGCTTAGCCGATCGTGTTGAGTATTAGAAATTTCCCGAATTGAGACTTTTCGTAGGCTCATTAAGTCTTAATTAGGTAAAAAGCATTCTAATACTCAAAATgaccaaacggatcgttacaaTTTCTCATTTGGAAATTACTTATGATAAATGCAAGTTTAATTCGATGAGCAGAAACTAGCTAATGTATAAAATTTCAGCTTTTGCATCACTGACATTTGAAATcataaaaaaggaagaaaagcAAACATAGAGTGTGTATACATAAGtagataataagaataaatataCTGTGAAGTGGGGAAACGATGAGCAATACATGATTCCAAGTCTCAATGGAACCTCTCCAAAATTCTAGAAATATTCAAAGATATAGAATGAGACTAGGAATGAATTTTATTGGTTACAACTGTAATGGAAAGATTTGGTATTTTGAAGAAGATGGTGTAGATGTGGAAGTTTTGATGGACACAGATCAACAGAAGACCATTAAACTATTCTTGCAGGATAAGGGTAAAGACATTATCACAACTTTGGTGTATGCAAACTGTGATGCTGTTGAAAGACTTCTTCTCTGGGATAACATTTATAGTCTTTCCAGCAATATGAAATTTCCTTGGTTGATTAGTGTAGATTTTATTGTCATTATGAATGATGAGGAGAAAATTGGAGGTTTTCCAATATATCCAAATGAATATAAAGACTTTGCCTTTTGCATGAATTCTTGTGAATTGAGTGAAGTGGAATTTATAGGTAGTCCTTTaacttggtggaatggaagagTAGGTCAAGATTGCATCTTCAAAAGACTAGATAGAATTCTAGTCAATCAACCACTCCAGGATTGGTTTGGAACTTTGAACATGGATCATTTGTCTAGAACTAGCTCAGATCATGCACCATTATTGTTATCAACTGGTGATCAGGTTCAACAATTTCATAAGCACTTCAGATTTTTAAAGTTCTGGCTAGAGCAAGATTCATTTATGCAAGTAGTGGAAGATTTCTGGAATACAGACTACTTGGGTGATCCTTTCATCACTTTTAATTTGAAAATGAAGAAGTTAAAATCTGCTTTATCCACCTGGAGCAGGGAAACATTTGGAGACTTATTTAAATAGTTGACAATAAGGGAAGACATTGTTATGATAAAGGAGCAACTGTTTGAGGAATTTCTTTCAGAAGAGAATAATAGAATGGTGCTTTAAAAAGCTCAGGTTG
Coding sequences within it:
- the LOC132601578 gene encoding uncharacterized protein LOC132601578, which gives rise to MRLGMNFIGYNCNGKIWYFEEDGVDVEVLMDTDQQKTIKLFLQDKGKDIITTLVYANCDAVERLLLWDNIYSLSSNMKFPWLISVDFIVIMNDEEKIGGFPIYPNEYKDFAFCMNSCELSEVEFIGSPLTWWNGRVGQDCIFKRLDRILVNQPLQDWFGTLNMDHLSRTSSDHAPLLLSTGDQVEFKKYLHFEKEFWRKKDGIQWQSKGDRNTRYIHILVKGRRKRLQLSRIENAEGEWREDDDQIAVTTIDFYQS